The genomic window ACGCCCCGGTATGACGAAGCTGCTCGACTACGCCGAGGCCGGAGACACCGTGGTCGTGTGGCGAATCGATCGACTCGGCCGATCCCTTATCGACGTCCTCAACTCCGTCGAGCTCCTTCGGAGCCGCGGGATCCACGTGCGATCCCTCTCCGATGGGATTGACCCCGCGACGTCGACGGGTCGGCTGATGCTCCACATGCTCGCCACCTTGGCCGAGTATGAGCGCGAGCTCATCGTTGAACGCGTCAACGCCGGTGTCGCCGCAGCACGTGAATCGGGCACCCGGTTCGGGCGACCTCCAGTGAACCCAGATATCATCGCGGAGAAGCTCACCATCGTCGCCGACGCCCGCAGTCGCGGACGCACGGCCGCAGAGGCTGCTG from Plantibacter flavus includes these protein-coding regions:
- a CDS encoding recombinase family protein, which codes for MRHIGYTRVSTAGQDAQLQLDALVAAGVQKRDVFADVTSGRKTAIERPGMTKLLDYAEAGDTVVVWRIDRLGRSLIDVLNSVELLRSRGIHVRSLSDGIDPATSTGRLMLHMLATLAEYERELIVERVNAGVAAARESGTRFGRPPVNPDIIAEKLTIVADARSRGRTAAEAAALVGWSRATLYRHQSET